The Brevibacillus choshinensis genome includes the window ACGAATCCAGCCAATGCCAGCCATCAGTTGATGGGTGTCTATGACGCCAAGCTGCTCACGACGGTCGCTTCCGTACTCGGTCAGCTAAACGTCTCGCGAGCGCTCGTCGTGGCAGGAGAAGACGGTTTAGATGAACTAACGGTTACAGGCGTTAGTCACATCGCAGAATTACGTGACGGCCAGATCACGACTTATCACATAGAGCCAGAGCAATTCGGACTGCGTCGCCATGAAAAGGATGCCTTGCGTGGTGGAGACGCGACGGAAAATGCGGCGATCATCCACGATGTCTTTGCAGGTAGAAGAGGTGCAGCTCGCGATATCGTCTTGCTGAACGCAGGAGCTATTCTGTATTTGGCTGATCGCGTAAGCTCGATCGAAGCCGGTGTGATCCGCGCTGCTGAACTGATCGATGACGGACTTGTGATGAGAAAGCTGGAGCACATCCGTCAAATCGCAGGAGGAATGATTCATGCTTCGTAAAATCGTAGAGAAAAAACGGGAAGAAGTAGGCCGTTTACACATAGAAAAATCAATGTCCGCGTTGTTGGCGGATGCCAAAGCGATGGATAAACCCCGAGGATTTCGCCAGGCACTAGAGACGAGTGTGCGTCCTGTCAGTGTGATTGCCGAGGTAAAAAAAGCATCGCCTTCTAAAGGCTTGATTCGGCCAGATTTTGACCCTGTGGCGATCGCCAAAGCCTATGACGCGGCGCAGGTAGAATGTATGTCTGTACTAACGGATGAATTCTTTTTCCAAGGAAGTCTTGCGTATCTCAGCATGATTCATGAGGCAGTGAAACGACCGTTGTTACGAAAAGATTTTCTCATCGATGAGCGGCAAGTGGTTGAAGCGAGGGCTGCCGGTGCAGATGCGATCCTGCTCATCGCAGCGATCCTCGAAAGTGATCAGCTGCGACACTTATACCAAACAGCCGAAGAGCTGGGGATGGACGTCTTGGTAGAAGTGCACGACCGTAAAGAGTGCGAGATGGTGTTTCAATCGATCACGCCTAAACTGCTCGGTATTAATAACCGGAATCTCAATACGTTCCAAACAGATCTAAAGGTTACCCATGAAGTGATTGCAGACATACCCACCTCCATCACGGTAGTGAGTGAGAGCGGGATATCTGTCCCTGGTGATATTGAAAATGTTCGAGAGGCTGGAGCGAGAGCGGTCTTGGTGGGGGAGCATTTCATGAGACAGTCCGATGTGACACAAGCCGTTATTTCGTTAGTAGGAGAGGCTGTCGGTTCGAAATCAGGGGTGATCTTGTGACCCGCGTCAAAATTTGTGGGATCAAACGGGTAGAGACCTTGTCGTTGTTAAAGGAGCTCGCAGTCGATTACGTAGGCTTCGTTTTTGCACCTAGTAAGCGCAAAGTAGATGCATCAACAGCCAAGTCGATTCTTTCCGCTGTTCCAAACCATCCACCTGCCGTTGGTGTGTTCGTTAATCCATCGCTCGCAGAATTGGATGAGGTTATCGAACAGGTTCCTCTCGCGGTGATTCAGTTGCACGGGCAGGAGACCCCGGAGTATTGTCAACAAGTCAGAGAGCGCTTTTCGCTGCCAGTCTGGAAAGCACTCGCGGTTGGCGGGGAAGACGATGCAGCAGCAGAAATCGAACGATATGCGGACAACGTAGACGCTTTCTTATTTGATACGTACGATCCGAGTCAAGCTGGTGGTACGGGCAAACGCTTTTCGTGGGAGCATATCCCTCACTTGCAGGTAGCATGCAAGGAAAAAGCGTGCATCATTGCTGGTGGAATCAATGCTGGAAATGTATCAGAACTAGTCAATCGATATCAGGCGGGCGTCATCGATGTATCGAGTGGAGTCGAAACAGACGGAGAAAAAGATGCCGAGAAAATAAAAACGTTGGTGGAGAGGGTGAAGGCGCATGAAGGAAGCAACGACAACTACGCGAATCGTGCCTGATGAAAAAGGTCGCTTTGGAGTGTTCGGAGGAAAATTTGTACCGGAAACATTGATGAATGCTTTGACTGAATTGGAAGCTTCATTTGCGGAAGCGACACAGAATCCGGCTTTTTGCCAAGAATTGAATCATCTGTTGAGCGAATACGCAGGTAGACCAACGCCACTCACTTATGCAGAGCGATTGACGGAGGAGCTGGGTGGAGCGCGCATTTATCTCAAGCGGGAAGACCTCAATCACACCGGGGCTCACAAATTGAACAATGCTCTTGGTCAAGGACTTTTGGCAAAGCGCATGGGGAAAAAATCGATTATCGCAGAAACCGGGGCAGGTCAGCACGGTGTGGCCAGTGCGACAGTCGCCGCGAAATTGGGACTCTCCTGCAAGGTTTTCATGGGAGAGGAAGACATCCGCAGACAATCCTTGAATGTTTTCCGCATGAAGCTGTTAGGTGCTGAAGTCATTCCGGCAGTTTCCGGTTCTCGTACGTTGAAGGATGCAACGAATGAAGCGATCCGTTACTGGGTTTCCAATGTGGAAGAGACGTTTTATGTCATCGGCTCAGTAGTAGGTCCTCATCCGTATCCCTATATCGTTCGTGAGTTTCAAAAAATCATCGGTGAAGAAACACGCGCTCAAATCCTACAAATGCTTGGCAAGCTGCCAGATGAAGTAATCGCCTGTGTAGGTGGTGGAAGCAATGCAATCGGGATGTTCTATCCTTTCATCCAGGATGAAACGGTCGCATTACGAGGAGTAGAGGCAGCTGGACAAGGTGTGAATACAGATAAGCATGCAGCCACACTGAGCCTCGGTCGTCCAGGTGTGATTCACGGCTCCCTGACCTATTTGCTGCAGGATGAGCATGGACAGGTACAAGAAGCGCACTCCATTTCCGCTGGCTTGGATTATCCAGGCGTTGGACCAGAGCATGCTTATTTAAAAGATAATGGTCGAGTGACCTATACTTCTGTGACGGATGCCGAAGCATTAGAGGCGGTACAAATACTTTGCCGGACAGAGGGCATTATCCCGGCTCTGGAGAGCGCCCATGCGATCGCCGAAGCTGTCAAACGTGCGCCACAAATGTCCAAGGATGAAATATTGGTGATATGTCTATCAGGACGTGGAGACAAAGACGTATTGACCATCCAGGATGCACTAGAGAGTGAAAAAGGAGGCGAGCGGTAATGACGGTAGCCGTGAATCGTATTGATCGTTTGTTTGAAGATCGCAGTCGTAAACGTTTTATTCCATTCATCACGGTAGGCGATCCTACCTTGGAGGCAACGTATCAGATCGCACATGCTCTGGTAGAAGCGGGAGCAGAACTTCTTGAGTTGGGAATCCCATACTCTGATCCACTTGCGGATGGCCCAACCATCCAGCGTGCCTCACAACGAGCACTGGAAAACGGCGTTTCCATTACAGATGCTTTGCAGCTCGTCGGAAGACTGCGTGAGTCGGGTATGGAGGCTTCGCTGGTTTTGTTTTCCTATTTCAACCCGGTGCTGCAGTACGGTGTCGATCGCTTTTTCGCAGACCTTGCCAAGTTTGGTGCGGATGGAGTCGTCATTCCTGACTTGCCGATCGAGGAAAATGGACTTGCTGTAGAAGCAGCCAAAAAGTATGGCATCCATGTCATCTCGCTGGTGGCACCGACATCAGAGTCACGAATTCAAACCATTGGGGAGCAAGCGACAGGATTCCTCTATTGTGTATCATCTTTAGGGGTTACAGGCGCGCGTGCCAGCCTGCGAGAAGACTTAGCCGACTTCCTGGGAAGAGTGAAAGCCAGTACGACCGTTCCAACTGCTGTTGGCTTCGGTATTTCTACACCGGAGCAGGTAAAAGCAGTTGCTCCACATACGGATGGTGTGATTGTCGGTAGTGCAATCGTGCTTGAAATCGAGCGACACGTTGAACAATTGAAAGATCCTAACCAGTCTAAAGAGGCTGTCGAAAAAATAAAAACGTTTGTACATCAGTTAGCGAGTGCGCTACAATAATGTCAAAAAACTGACTGGAGTGAATCGTGGATGCAACCGAAGCAGCGGATACTGAATGCACCGGTATATCAACCCGGGAAACCTATTGATGACGTCAAAAGGGAATATGGTTTGACGGAAGTAATCAAGCTGGCGTCCAACGAAAATCCATATGGATCATCGCCAAAAGCAAAAGAAGCTATTGCTGCTCAGCTGGACAATTTGGCGATTTATCCGGATGGAGCGAGCCTGAGCTTGCGTTGGGATCTGGCTGAGTTTCTCGGAGTAAAACCGGCTCAGTTGATCTTTGGAAATGGCTCAGACGAAAATCTGTTGATGATTTCCCGCGCCTATTTAAGTGAGGGCACCAACACGGTAATGGCGTCTCCGACGTTTTCTCAATACCGCTCCAATGCAATCATTGAAGGCGCTGAGCTGATTGAAGTACCGTTGAAAAATGGTGTGCACGATCTGGATGCGATGGCTGCTGCGATTAATGAACAGACCCGCGTCGTGTGGGTATGCAACCCGAACAACCCATCTGGCACAATCGTGACAACAGCAGAGCTGGAATCCTTCCTGAAAAAAGTTCCGCAAAACGTGCTCGTTGTTTTGGATGAAGCTTATTACGAATACGTAGTGGATCCGGAATATCCGCAAACCGTTCCTATGCTGGCTGATTACCCGAATCTGATCATCCTGCGTACGTTCTCCAAAATCTACGGACTGGCGACTCTGCGCGTTGGATACGGCATCGCTTCGGAAGAGCTCGTCTCACAGCTGGAACATGTGCGTGAGCCGTTTAATACCGGTACCCTCGGTCAGGTAGCAGCTCGTGCAGCTCTCCACGATCAGGATTTCGTGAAAAACTGCCGTGAGCGCAACCGTGAAGGCATGAAACAATTCACTGACGCTTTTGAAGAATGGGGTCTGGATTACTATCCATCGCAGACTAACTTCATTCTCGTCAACCTGAATCGTGATTCGGATGAGGTGTTCAAGAAGCTCTTGAGCCAAGGCATCATTATTCGTTCCGGAAACGCACTCGGACATCCGGGCTACCAACGCATCACGATTGGTACACCGGAGCAAAATGAGAAAGTACTTTCCGTGCTGAAAGATATTGTTACAGGCGCATTGAAATAAATGAAAAGATGCCGGGACACTCCCGGCATCTTTGTCTACACGCAACAAGGAAGGATCGAAAGTTGAAATGAAAAAAACCACCATAGCAATAATTGGCGTCGGACTCATTGGTGGGTCTATCGCCTTGTCCATGCGTCGCGATCCTGCGATCAGGGTCGTCGGCTACGATGTTCGTCAAGATAGTTTGGACAAGGCATTGACGCTCGGTGTCATCCATGCGGGTACGACAGACCTGCAGACAGCCGTGAGAGAAGCCAATGTCATCTTTTTGGCCGCGCCAGTGGAGCAGATATTCGCGACATTACGGACATTGTCTGAGCTGGATCTCCAACCAGATGTCATTGTAACCGATGTAGGTAGCACCAAGTCGGAGATTGTACGTCAGGCAGTCCGAGTAGTACCGCCTCACGTGACATTCATCGGAGGACATCCGATGGCAGGCTCCCATAAGTCCGGAGTAGAAGCAGCATCGGATCGACTACTGGAAAACGCTTATTACGTCTTGACTCCTGATGCAGACACCCCAGAGCATTTGGTCAATCGATTGGTCGACCTTTTATCCTTGACGAGAGCCAAAGTGGTACAGATGGACCCGAATACGCACGATCAGGTCGTAGGGGCAGTGAGTCATTTTCCTCACGTATTAGCATCTGCACTGGTAAACCTGGTAGCTGGCTACGATGACGAAAATGCGTGGCACGCGCGCCTGGCTGCGGGTGGCTTTCGCGATATTACTCGGATCGCATCCAGTAATCCACGGATGTGGCGAGATGTCCTGCTGCAAAATCGAGAACCGATCTTGAAGATCGCCAAGGACTGGGCGAATGCACTTGAAGACGTAATGGACCTGGTACAAGCCGGGGATGCTGACCGAATTGAGCAATTTTTTCAGACTGCACGCGATTTCCGCGATGGATTACCCGAGCGGAAGGCAGGGGCATTGCCGCCGTTGTATGATTTGTATATCGATATTCCTGACCATCCCGGAGAAATTGGGCGGATTACGACTCTTTTGGGTGCAAGACAAATCAACATTATCAACTTGCAGATCCGGGAGACTCGTGAAGACATTTACGGTGCGCTGCGTATCACGTTTCAGTCACAGTCTGAAATGGAAAAAGGGGAAGAGCTGCTTCGCTATTTCGAATACAATGTATACAAACGCATGTAGCATTTTGCTGGAATCGGACTTTACAACGAAGACGCTTCACAGCATGACTGCTATTAGAAAAAGGGGAGTGGAACAGTGCTTCGCGTAAGACAAGCTAATAAAATTAATGGAACGGTCAAAGTTCCTGGAGATAAGTCCATTTCACACCGAGCTGTTATGTTCGGCTCATTGGCCGAGGGAACGACAACCATTGAAGGTTTTCTCACTGGCGCTGACTGCCTCAGCACGATTAGCTGCTTCCGCCGTATGGGGATTCAAATTGAACAGCACGGAGATAAAGTAACGGTTGAAGGAAAAGGATGGTATGGCTTGCAGGAGCCATCTGAACGATTGGATGTAGGTAACTCCGGTACGACGATCCGCTTGATGTCCGGGATCATGTCTACACAGCCGTTTCATGTGGTCATGGAAGGTGATGAGTCTATTGCCAAAAGACCGATGCGTCGCGTAATCGGCCCTCTGCGTCAAATGGGAGCCAAAATCGATGGACGTAAAGATGGTGAGTTCACACCACTCGCGATTCGCGGGGGCGATCTTCAAGGGATCTCCTACCAATCACCAGTTGCCAGTGCGCAAGTCAAGTCTGCGATACTCCTTGCAGGCTTGCAGGCAAAAGGGGTAACGAGCGTGACAGAGCCGCACTTGTCTCGTGATCATACAGAACGCATGCTGGCTGCCTTTGGTGTGAACGTCGTGCGTGACGGCTTGACGGTCTCTGTAGAGGGAGGACAGTCCTTAAAGGGACGTGCTATTCAGGTGCCAGGAGACATTTCCTCTGCGGCTTTCCTGATTGCGGCTGTCATGATGCTGCCCGGAAGCTCTCTGCTGATCGAAAATGTGGGAATCAATCCTAGCCGTACGGGCATCATTGACGTGGTACAGGCGATGGGTGGAGACCTGGAGCTGGTAAACGAGCGAGTGGTAAATGAAGAGCCGGTTGCTGATCTATTAGTCAAGCACTCGCAGCTGCAGGGAATCGAGATTGCAGGTGATATCATTCCACGCCTGATCGATGAGATCCCTGTGATTGCGGTGATGGCTACCCAAGCGAAAGGTCGCACAGTGATTCGCGATGCAGAAGAGTTGAAAGTCAAGGAAACTGACCGGATCGCCACAGTCGTCAGTCAGTTGTCCAAATTCGGAGCGAAAGTAACGCCTACAGATGATGGAATGATCATTGAAGGAGAGTCCGTATTGTCGGGTGCCGTAATCGACAGCATGGGTGACCACAGGATCGGGATGGCGATGGCAATTGCCGGGCTCTCAGCTTCGGGAGAAACCGTCATCGAAAATGAAGAAGCGATTGATGTATCCTTCCCAGGCTTCGCTGAGCTGCTGGAGCGAATCAGCCAATAAAACAGGTGAAACAACGAACCCGCATGGATACGTGCGGGTTTTTTTGTGGGGAGGAGAAGCCTACAAGGATAGAATGAATCTTCACAGTAAAAAAATCTTTCTGAAGCTCCTGTTTTTTAGCAAAAATGATTTGACAAGCGCTTACATTCCGTTTAATATAAAACTACAGTATGGTTTCTCTCCACTCCTATCCAATATAAAAAGCACAATCGTGCTACCGTCGTTTGAATGCGCTTACAATCAACGACGGTCTTTTTTTTGTTCTTTTTGCCCGATTCGCGCATATGCTCGTACAAATCGGCATCTCGATGTGTAGGGATCGGGAGGAGGACAAGCAGTGTCGCAACAGGAGATGGTTATTCGTGGCGGATTGGTCGTAACATCGTATGGAGTAAGAGAGGCAGATATTTGGATCGTGGATGGAAAAATCACGCGGATCGCCAAGGACACCTTGCAGAAGTCCTCCTTGGCACCTCCACCTGTCGAAGTAGATGCGACTGGTATGTATTTATTGCCGGGTTTCATTGGAATGCCACAGCTACCGTTATATCGGATCAGAGACCGGAATACATATATGGAAAGTTTGCGCAGTATGATTAAAATGGGTTGTACAAGCTTCGTCGATACTTTTTACCCCGATGCTTGGATGAACCTTAAACAAGTGAAGTATCAACAGACACCTCATTTTAATAGCTCGATTGATTACGTATGGCATGTCGGGCTCGACGTTTCCCAATTAAACGAAGGAGAGGTAAGCAAGTGGAACAAGCGTGGCTATCCAGCGCTACACGTCGCTTTACGATCCCAAGAAGATATTTCCAGCATAAATTGGGAAACGATTTCGCAGCTTCATACGTCAAATAAGACGATTCTTCATTTACACATGCCGTCAGGCTCATCTACCAAGGACCAAAGAGAAAGACTCAGGCTCTCTTGGATGGAAGCGACACAGTATTGGAAGCTCCGCACTGTGATTTCTGAATCGACAGCTGAGCTAGATCCCATTACGGTCGATCCTTATTACCATATCTTCCGCCTAAAGAAAGAATGGACGGACCGAGCTATGCGACTTATGTATCAGAATTGGTTTCGGACCATGCCTTTTATCGCACCTCTGAACGATGTCCAGATCGATTATCGGCGGAGATGGTGCCAGGAAGAAGAGCTCCTCTGTTTGTTGGTTCGACTAGCTTCGACGAATGTCGCCAAAGCTGTAGGGTTATTTCCGAGAAAAGGTGCGTTACTACCTGGCTCAGATGCAGATATTGTCTTCCTAAAAAAGGAAAACTGGTTGACAAAGTATGATGTTTCCACTATTCTCAATTTTAGTGAAAAGCAACTTCCAGCATCTGTTATGTCGAACGGTAAATGGATTTATCGAGATACGCGATTTATTTCTTCAGTAGGCATGGGGAGGTGTCTATTCGACACCAGACCCTACACATTTGTCATATAACCCCATAAATGGGGGTTTTTTCGTGAAGGATTCCAGCCGTGTAGCGAGAAAAAGAATCGTAGGCACGCGCAACTTTTTACATCCCCAGCAGTCTAATTATGCAAAAGGCCGCTGAGGGATCGGAATCGCAAGGAGGTAATCTCTGATCATGACCGATTCCCAGCTTATCCGAGAGATTAAAGAAGGTAATCTGGAATGCTATGCTGAACTGATTCGTCGATATGAGAAAAAGATCCTCTCCTTTGTCACACATTTACTGCGTCAGGCACATTTGGAACATATCGCAGAGGATATCTGTCAGGAGACGTTTTATAAGGCGTATAAAAGCATTCATTCTTTCCGAGATGTAGAAGCTACCTTTTCTACCTGGCTCTATACGATTGCCCGTAATTCCGTGCTCAGTGAACTGCGCAAAAGCCGAAATTCGGACGTGTATTTGGATGATACGCTGCAAGTGCCAGTCGCATCTGCCAAATCATTACCCGAGCAAGTATTGTTGCGCAATGAACGTGAGTCTATGGTCAGACAGGCAATTAACAGCCTGCCGGAAAAACAGCGTTCAGCTCTGATCTTACGTGAGTATGAACAAATGGATTATACAGAGATCGCAACTATCCTAGATTTGACGGTCAGCTCTGTAAAGTCATTGCTTTTCCGAGCAAGGCAAAGTATTAGAGGACAGTTGGAAACCTACATCCTGGACCCTCATTTGGATGAAGCTGAAGGGATGAACCGATGATGAGATGTGAAGAAGTTCAGGAAATTTTACCTGAATACGCCGAAAAGCTGCTACCAGAAGTGACGCAACGACGAGTAGACAATCACATGGCAAGCTGTTATGCCTGTCGCGCCGATTATGACATGTGGACGGACAGCGGCGAGTGGATGAAGATGGACAAGGAAGAGTATCATTCCGTAACGCCTTCTCGCTCGATTGTGGATGCTGTCATGGCACGGATCCTTTCAGAGGAGAAGTGGGCCATTCCTATTGGGCGAAAAATCTTTAGCGTGACAGCTAGAATGCGGCGCATGAGCGCAAGCGTTGCCGTGATTCTACTGATGTTGTTCACCTTTACCTTGTACCTGAATACGAGTTCTACGGAAGAAGCGAACTCGTTGGTTATCAACGGTGAAGTGATGGCGATGAACACCCCTAAGGCTCAGGTGATTTCTTCCTCCATGCAATCTGACGACGGTACGTACGTCGTCGAAGCGCAGACGCCTGCTTCTCAGGAGGAAACTCTCGCTAACGCTACGGCTTCGATCGTGCCACTCGATGGAAAACCAATTTCGAGTGAATTGACCAAACCCAACTACAGCATCGTGCTCAGTGTTTTTGGTATTCTCATAACTGTTATTACAATGAGCTGGCTTACACGGGCATAATGGTATATGATCGTAAGTAAAGAAAAAGACCGTCCTCGGACGGTCTTTTGTGACTATACATCGGGTGATACCCGCGCAATTTTACATATGAGGTGATTACGTATGCCTAAAAAATGGCTCTATGTCATAGACGAAGCAGTCAAACGTATCGAGAACGACGAATTGGAGCTCGGTCTGACCGCTCTGCAAAAAGTCCAGGAACACGGGAAAGATCTGCCGGAAGTGATGATGTATCTATCCGAAGTCTGGTATCGATTAGGACATTTGGAAGAGGCAGGAGAGCTACTTTCGGACGTCATGGAAAAAAATCCGGGAATGGAGCCTTCCTTGCGGCGTGAATGCCAAATGCTGTTGGCGGAAATCGCACTCGATTCCAGCGATTTTGAGACGGCACAGCATTTGCTATACGAGTGCAAAGAGTCTGGATACGAAAGCATCCAGCTTGACTTGCTTTTGGCTGATCTCTACTCCCTGCAAGACCTGGATGAAGTAGCAGTCAAATATTTGGAACAAGCGCGTCAAAAGGAACCCGATAATCAGGATTTGCTTGCAGCACTCGGCAATCTGTACTTCCGTATCGGAGAAGATGATAAAGCAATGAAGGTGCTCGAGCAAGCTGGAGAAGAGAGCCTGTCCCTCTTGATGATCAAGGGGCGTTCCTTGGCTCAGAGCGGTCAATTCGAGCAAGCCTACCAAGTATTCCGTCAGGCACTCGTCCTCGATCACTCGCCTGAAGTTCTCTATGGATGTGGCATGATGGCATTCCATCTGGGGCGTTTGGATGAAGCGGCGGAGCTGGTAAACAATCTACAAGCGTTGGATGAGGAGTACGTGGCTGCGTATCCACTTGCAGCGGACATTCACCTTTCCTTGGGACATACAGAAAAAGCGATTGATTCCTTGATGCAATACGTTGCTCTGTCGGGATTCGATCTTGATCAAATTCGCCGTCTCATTGCTCTCCTGACGCAAGCAGGGCGATACGACGAAGCCAAGGAATACCAGCAGTTGCACGATCTTTGGGATGAGCAATCGGAAGAAGAGTAAGAAATAACGGGAGAAAAACAGGAAGTCACACTTGTGGCTTCCTGTTTATATTTCCGCATATTGGCAAGAATGAGGGATACAAGTAAGTCATCGTAAAGAAGGGATGCAAAGATGAACTTGGCTGAGATCTTGGTGTATACCGATATCCGGCAGCTCCATCAGATTGCCAACCATTACGGATGCGAATGCAACCCTCATTCCAAAAACGAACTAATCACGTCGCTTTTGTCTAGTCTCAGGCACAGGTTGACAATCTCGCAAGAAGTCGAACAACTGACCAAGGAAGAAACGCACTTTTTCTTGCTGCTGTTCCTCGATAAACGAACAGTCATGTCCTTGGAGGATTTGTTGGCCAAGGCAGGCATCGTGTTAGAAAGCAGTAAGGAAAAGAGGCAAGAGGAAGCACGGAGGTATATTGCAGCCGCAATGCGACGTGGATGGATCTTTCCCGCCAAGAGCAAGACGGTGGGGCAGTATCAGATCCCTTTGGACATCCGTGAGCCGTATTTACACGGCTGGCTGGA containing:
- the trpC gene encoding indole-3-glycerol phosphate synthase TrpC, whose translation is MLRKIVEKKREEVGRLHIEKSMSALLADAKAMDKPRGFRQALETSVRPVSVIAEVKKASPSKGLIRPDFDPVAIAKAYDAAQVECMSVLTDEFFFQGSLAYLSMIHEAVKRPLLRKDFLIDERQVVEARAAGADAILLIAAILESDQLRHLYQTAEELGMDVLVEVHDRKECEMVFQSITPKLLGINNRNLNTFQTDLKVTHEVIADIPTSITVVSESGISVPGDIENVREAGARAVLVGEHFMRQSDVTQAVISLVGEAVGSKSGVIL
- a CDS encoding phosphoribosylanthranilate isomerase, encoding MTRVKICGIKRVETLSLLKELAVDYVGFVFAPSKRKVDASTAKSILSAVPNHPPAVGVFVNPSLAELDEVIEQVPLAVIQLHGQETPEYCQQVRERFSLPVWKALAVGGEDDAAAEIERYADNVDAFLFDTYDPSQAGGTGKRFSWEHIPHLQVACKEKACIIAGGINAGNVSELVNRYQAGVIDVSSGVETDGEKDAEKIKTLVERVKAHEGSNDNYANRA
- the trpB gene encoding tryptophan synthase subunit beta, whose protein sequence is MKEATTTTRIVPDEKGRFGVFGGKFVPETLMNALTELEASFAEATQNPAFCQELNHLLSEYAGRPTPLTYAERLTEELGGARIYLKREDLNHTGAHKLNNALGQGLLAKRMGKKSIIAETGAGQHGVASATVAAKLGLSCKVFMGEEDIRRQSLNVFRMKLLGAEVIPAVSGSRTLKDATNEAIRYWVSNVEETFYVIGSVVGPHPYPYIVREFQKIIGEETRAQILQMLGKLPDEVIACVGGGSNAIGMFYPFIQDETVALRGVEAAGQGVNTDKHAATLSLGRPGVIHGSLTYLLQDEHGQVQEAHSISAGLDYPGVGPEHAYLKDNGRVTYTSVTDAEALEAVQILCRTEGIIPALESAHAIAEAVKRAPQMSKDEILVICLSGRGDKDVLTIQDALESEKGGER
- the trpA gene encoding tryptophan synthase subunit alpha, yielding MTVAVNRIDRLFEDRSRKRFIPFITVGDPTLEATYQIAHALVEAGAELLELGIPYSDPLADGPTIQRASQRALENGVSITDALQLVGRLRESGMEASLVLFSYFNPVLQYGVDRFFADLAKFGADGVVIPDLPIEENGLAVEAAKKYGIHVISLVAPTSESRIQTIGEQATGFLYCVSSLGVTGARASLREDLADFLGRVKASTTVPTAVGFGISTPEQVKAVAPHTDGVIVGSAIVLEIERHVEQLKDPNQSKEAVEKIKTFVHQLASALQ
- the hisC gene encoding histidinol-phosphate transaminase — its product is MQPKQRILNAPVYQPGKPIDDVKREYGLTEVIKLASNENPYGSSPKAKEAIAAQLDNLAIYPDGASLSLRWDLAEFLGVKPAQLIFGNGSDENLLMISRAYLSEGTNTVMASPTFSQYRSNAIIEGAELIEVPLKNGVHDLDAMAAAINEQTRVVWVCNPNNPSGTIVTTAELESFLKKVPQNVLVVLDEAYYEYVVDPEYPQTVPMLADYPNLIILRTFSKIYGLATLRVGYGIASEELVSQLEHVREPFNTGTLGQVAARAALHDQDFVKNCRERNREGMKQFTDAFEEWGLDYYPSQTNFILVNLNRDSDEVFKKLLSQGIIIRSGNALGHPGYQRITIGTPEQNEKVLSVLKDIVTGALK
- a CDS encoding prephenate dehydrogenase, whose product is MKKTTIAIIGVGLIGGSIALSMRRDPAIRVVGYDVRQDSLDKALTLGVIHAGTTDLQTAVREANVIFLAAPVEQIFATLRTLSELDLQPDVIVTDVGSTKSEIVRQAVRVVPPHVTFIGGHPMAGSHKSGVEAASDRLLENAYYVLTPDADTPEHLVNRLVDLLSLTRAKVVQMDPNTHDQVVGAVSHFPHVLASALVNLVAGYDDENAWHARLAAGGFRDITRIASSNPRMWRDVLLQNREPILKIAKDWANALEDVMDLVQAGDADRIEQFFQTARDFRDGLPERKAGALPPLYDLYIDIPDHPGEIGRITTLLGARQINIINLQIRETREDIYGALRITFQSQSEMEKGEELLRYFEYNVYKRM
- the aroA gene encoding 3-phosphoshikimate 1-carboxyvinyltransferase gives rise to the protein MLRVRQANKINGTVKVPGDKSISHRAVMFGSLAEGTTTIEGFLTGADCLSTISCFRRMGIQIEQHGDKVTVEGKGWYGLQEPSERLDVGNSGTTIRLMSGIMSTQPFHVVMEGDESIAKRPMRRVIGPLRQMGAKIDGRKDGEFTPLAIRGGDLQGISYQSPVASAQVKSAILLAGLQAKGVTSVTEPHLSRDHTERMLAAFGVNVVRDGLTVSVEGGQSLKGRAIQVPGDISSAAFLIAAVMMLPGSSLLIENVGINPSRTGIIDVVQAMGGDLELVNERVVNEEPVADLLVKHSQLQGIEIAGDIIPRLIDEIPVIAVMATQAKGRTVIRDAEELKVKETDRIATVVSQLSKFGAKVTPTDDGMIIEGESVLSGAVIDSMGDHRIGMAMAIAGLSASGETVIENEEAIDVSFPGFAELLERISQ
- a CDS encoding amidohydrolase family protein — encoded protein: MSQQEMVIRGGLVVTSYGVREADIWIVDGKITRIAKDTLQKSSLAPPPVEVDATGMYLLPGFIGMPQLPLYRIRDRNTYMESLRSMIKMGCTSFVDTFYPDAWMNLKQVKYQQTPHFNSSIDYVWHVGLDVSQLNEGEVSKWNKRGYPALHVALRSQEDISSINWETISQLHTSNKTILHLHMPSGSSTKDQRERLRLSWMEATQYWKLRTVISESTAELDPITVDPYYHIFRLKKEWTDRAMRLMYQNWFRTMPFIAPLNDVQIDYRRRWCQEEELLCLLVRLASTNVAKAVGLFPRKGALLPGSDADIVFLKKENWLTKYDVSTILNFSEKQLPASVMSNGKWIYRDTRFISSVGMGRCLFDTRPYTFVI
- a CDS encoding RNA polymerase sigma factor, with amino-acid sequence MTDSQLIREIKEGNLECYAELIRRYEKKILSFVTHLLRQAHLEHIAEDICQETFYKAYKSIHSFRDVEATFSTWLYTIARNSVLSELRKSRNSDVYLDDTLQVPVASAKSLPEQVLLRNERESMVRQAINSLPEKQRSALILREYEQMDYTEIATILDLTVSSVKSLLFRARQSIRGQLETYILDPHLDEAEGMNR
- a CDS encoding zf-HC2 domain-containing protein, which gives rise to MMRCEEVQEILPEYAEKLLPEVTQRRVDNHMASCYACRADYDMWTDSGEWMKMDKEEYHSVTPSRSIVDAVMARILSEEKWAIPIGRKIFSVTARMRRMSASVAVILLMLFTFTLYLNTSSTEEANSLVINGEVMAMNTPKAQVISSSMQSDDGTYVVEAQTPASQEETLANATASIVPLDGKPISSELTKPNYSIVLSVFGILITVITMSWLTRA